One genomic region from Oncorhynchus clarkii lewisi isolate Uvic-CL-2024 chromosome 21, UVic_Ocla_1.0, whole genome shotgun sequence encodes:
- the LOC139378552 gene encoding nucleoporin Nup37 translates to MEDSGRGASYTVPCDDYVHVVEFSPFDSGSAALLAYGGNQYVVVGTCRFQEEDMEVEGVEFTTLRVFHHALRVDCLAWSPESRLDKLPQLIRFCTAAADRKVRLLTSDLHNQHEVKVMEGHTSYINHLVFEPTEGKQIASVSDDHTCRVWDLEGNETTTFRLRSPGVSVCWHPEDAFKLMVAEKKGTIRFYDLVTQQAILSLDCGQSPLMSADWCLTNTIKVGAVTGSDWVIWDITRSSYPQEKRPAHVERAGNFRWSRVNENLFSTTGCPGKISSQLLVHHLGHPQPVMIGSATVGAGLSWHRSLPLCVIGGDRKLSFWMTEM, encoded by the exons ATGGAGGACTCTGGTCGAGGAGCCAGCTACACAGTGCCCTGTGACGACTACGTCCATGTGGTGGAGTTCAGCCCCTTTGACAGTGGCTCAGCTGCCCTCCTGGCCTATGGAGGAAACCAGTATGTGGTGGTTGGCACCTGCCGCTTCCAG GAGGAGGACATGGAGGTAGAGGGGGTTGAATTCACCACACTGCGTGTTTTCCATCATGCGTTACGTGTGGATTGCCTCGCATGGAGCCCTGAGTCTCGGCTGGACAAGCTGCCCCAACTCATCAG ATTTTGCACTGCTGCAGCAGACAGAAAAGTGAGGCTGTTGACTTCTGATCTTCATAATCAACATGAAGTCAAG GTGATGGAGGGTCACACCAGCTACATCAACCACTTAGTGTTTGAACCCACGGAGGGGAAACAAATCGCTTCGGTCAGTGATGACCATACATGCAG GGTGTGGGACCTGGAGGGGAATGAAACCACTACATTTAGACTACGCTCTCCTGGTGTCAGTGTGTGCTGGCATCCTGAAGATGCCTTCAAG CTGATGGTGGCCGAGAAAAAGGGGACGATACGGTTCTATGACCTGGTTACCCAGCAGGCCATTCTTTCTCTGGATTGCGGCCAGTCGCCGCTCATGTCGGCTGACTGGTGCCTCACCAACACCATCAAGGTGGGCGCGGTGACGGGCAGCGACTGGGTCATCTGGGATATTACCCGCTCCAG TTACCCACAAGAGAAGAGGCCTGCCCATGTAGAACGAGCAGGAAACTTCAG GTGGTCTCGGGTCAATGAGAATCTCTTCTCCACAACAGGATGTCCAGGCAAGATCAGCAGTCAGTTACTAGTGCATCACCTTGGTCACCCGCAG CCCGTGATGATTGGATCAGCCACGGTGGGGGCGGGTCTAAGCTGGCACAGGTCCCTCCCACTCTGTGTCATTGGCGGTGACCGAAAGCTATCTTTTTGGATGACAGAAATGTAA